In Mesoaciditoga lauensis cd-1655R = DSM 25116, one genomic interval encodes:
- the hisS gene encoding histidine--tRNA ligase, translating to MIKRIKGTNDIIEDSYVWEWVERKLIDVSKRFGFSEIRTPIFEATELFKRGVGTDTDIVQKEMYTFEDKGGRSLTLRPEGTASVMRAFVEHSLDSKGLPQKLFYMGPMFRYEKPQAGRLRQFHQYGAELIGSARPEADVMVMALAVETLKVLGLKNFKLKINSTGCEKCRPNYKEALKEYYKPLLPKLCNDCQVRYDRNILRLLDCKKDAQYAKDAPVILDYLCDECKAHFDKVRELLDALEIEYEVDPTIVRGLDYYTRTVFEITSTALGAQDAIAGGGRYDHLVEELGGKPTPSVGFAMGMERVMIALEKEGKIPQKEPPSVYVVAVDEKQRPHALKLALELSEEFVVDVDVMGRKMKAQFKNASKCGAHHVLVVGEEEVESNLYTFKNMKDGSQIKMPLSEIKKILRKEECDSNYQWH from the coding sequence GTGATAAAAAGGATAAAAGGAACGAACGACATAATAGAAGATTCATACGTGTGGGAATGGGTTGAAAGAAAACTTATCGACGTTTCAAAAAGGTTCGGTTTTTCCGAAATAAGGACCCCCATCTTCGAAGCCACAGAACTTTTTAAAAGAGGGGTTGGAACGGACACCGATATAGTTCAAAAAGAGATGTACACTTTTGAAGACAAAGGTGGAAGATCTTTAACGCTAAGGCCTGAAGGTACCGCTTCGGTCATGAGGGCTTTCGTGGAACATTCGTTGGATTCAAAGGGACTTCCTCAAAAGCTCTTCTATATGGGTCCCATGTTTAGATATGAAAAGCCCCAAGCTGGAAGACTCAGGCAATTTCATCAGTACGGGGCTGAACTGATAGGGTCAGCGCGTCCGGAAGCGGATGTGATGGTCATGGCGTTGGCCGTTGAAACCCTTAAAGTGCTTGGCCTAAAAAATTTCAAGCTCAAGATAAATTCAACTGGATGCGAAAAGTGCAGGCCAAACTACAAGGAAGCGCTTAAAGAGTACTACAAACCTTTACTTCCAAAATTATGTAACGACTGTCAGGTAAGATACGACAGAAACATATTACGCTTGTTGGATTGCAAAAAAGATGCGCAATATGCCAAAGATGCGCCTGTTATATTGGATTATCTTTGTGATGAGTGCAAGGCTCACTTTGATAAGGTTAGAGAACTTTTGGACGCCCTTGAAATAGAGTATGAAGTCGATCCAACCATAGTGAGAGGGCTGGACTATTACACAAGAACCGTTTTTGAAATAACATCTACCGCGCTTGGTGCTCAAGACGCGATAGCGGGAGGCGGAAGATACGACCATTTGGTGGAAGAACTCGGCGGAAAGCCTACGCCATCGGTAGGATTTGCCATGGGAATGGAAAGAGTGATGATAGCTCTCGAAAAAGAAGGAAAAATTCCGCAAAAAGAACCCCCGTCTGTGTACGTTGTGGCCGTAGATGAAAAACAACGTCCACACGCTTTGAAACTCGCGTTAGAACTCTCTGAGGAATTCGTTGTTGATGTGGATGTTATGGGAAGAAAGATGAAAGCGCAATTCAAAAACGCCTCGAAATGTGGAGCTCACCATGTTTTGGTCGTTGGTGAGGAAGAAGTTGAAAGCAACCTTTACACCTTTAAGAATATGAAAGATGGTTCTCAAATAAAAATGCCTCTTTCGGAAATAAAAAAGATATTAAGAAAGGAAGAGTGCGATTCGAATTATCAATGGCATTGA
- a CDS encoding uracil-DNA glycosylase, translated as MNKEEIMEKIIERIKSCNACRLAETRTNVVPGEGNINSPIMFVGEGPGEEEDKTGRPFVGRAGKLFDKILESVKLNRKDVYIANVVKCRPPKNRVPLPDEVEACSPYLMAQIETINPRVIVPLGATAMKYFLGNDVKSITAARGKLFDWKGDIKIFPMFHPSYLLRNASKAPGSPKYLTWEDVKKLKKMYDDFMTENKSR; from the coding sequence TTGAATAAAGAAGAGATAATGGAAAAGATAATAGAAAGAATAAAGAGTTGCAACGCTTGCCGATTGGCAGAGACGCGCACCAACGTTGTACCTGGTGAAGGAAATATCAACTCTCCAATAATGTTCGTCGGTGAAGGGCCAGGTGAGGAAGAAGACAAAACGGGGCGTCCTTTTGTTGGGCGTGCGGGGAAGCTTTTCGACAAGATTTTGGAATCAGTCAAATTGAACAGGAAAGATGTTTACATAGCCAACGTTGTCAAATGTAGGCCTCCAAAGAACAGAGTTCCATTACCGGATGAAGTGGAAGCGTGCTCTCCTTATCTGATGGCTCAAATAGAAACCATAAATCCCAGGGTGATAGTTCCGTTAGGTGCAACTGCCATGAAGTATTTTTTAGGCAACGATGTGAAATCCATCACCGCTGCGAGAGGAAAGCTTTTCGATTGGAAGGGAGATATAAAGATTTTCCCGATGTTCCATCCAAGTTATCTTCTTAGAAATGCTTCCAAAGCGCCGGGCTCTCCTAAATATCTTACCTGGGAAGATGTGAAAAAGCTGAAAAAGATGTACGATGATTTCATGACGGAAAACAAAAGTAGGTGA